In one window of Microtus pennsylvanicus isolate mMicPen1 chromosome 2, mMicPen1.hap1, whole genome shotgun sequence DNA:
- the Ptpn1 gene encoding tyrosine-protein phosphatase non-receptor type 1, producing the protein MEMEKEFEQIDKAGNWMAIYQDIRHEASDFPCRVAKLPKNKNRNRYRDVSPFDHSRIKLHQEDNDYINASLIKMEEAQRSYILTQGPLPNTCGHFWEMVWEQKSRGVVMLNRIMEKGSLKCAQYWPQKEEKEMVFEDTHLKLTLVSEDVKSYYTVRQLELENLANQEAREILHFHYTTWPDFGVPESPASFLNFLFKVRESGSLNPEHGPIVVHCSAGIGRSGTFCLADTCLLLMDKRKDPSSVDIKKVLLEMRRFRMGLIQTADQLRFSYLAVIEGAKFIMGDSSVQDQWKELSHEDLEPPPEHVPPPPRPPKRILEPHNGKCKELFSNHQWMSEDTCENEDSLAREECRDPLSAVHSMSSVSQDTEVRKRVVAGGLQGAQASAPTKEELSPTDEEQKAHWPTHWKPLLVNVCMATALATGAYLCYRVCFH; encoded by the exons GATATTCGACATGAAGCCAGTGACTTCCCATGCAGAGTGGCGAAACTTCCTAAGAACAAAAACCGGAACAGGTACCGGGATGTCAGCCCCT ttGATCATAGTCGGATTAAATTGCACCAGGAAGATAATGACTACATCAATGCCAGTTTGATAAAAATGGAGGAAGCCCAGAGGAGCTATATTCTCACCCAG gGCCCTTTGCCAAACACATGTGGGCACTTCTGGGAGATGGTATGGGAGCAGAAGAGCAGGGGTGTGGTCATGCTCAACCGTATCATGGAGAAAGGCTCG TTAAAATGTGCCCAGTATTGgccacagaaagaagaaaaagagatggtCTTTGAGGACACACATTTGAAATTGACACTGGTATCTGAAGATGTCAAGTCATATTACACAGTGCGACAGCTGGAGCTGGAAAACCTGGCT AACCAGGAGGCCCGGGAGATCCTGCATTTCCACTACACCACATGGCCTGACTTTGGAGTTCCCGAGTCACCTGCCTCCTTCCTCAATTTCCTTTTCAAAGTCCGAGAGTCGGGCTCCCTCAATCCGGAGCATGGCCCTATTGTGGTGCACTGCAGCGCTGGCATCGGCAGGTCGGGGACCTTCTGTCTGGCTGATACCTGCCTCTTGCTG ATGGACAAGAGGAAAGACCCTTCTTCTGTGGATATTAAAAAAGTGCTTCTGGAGATGCGCAGGTTTCGCATGGGGCTCATCCAGACGGCCGACCAACTGCGCTTCTCCTACTTGGCTGTGATCGAGGGTGCAAAGTTTATCATGGGCGACTCCTCAGTGCAG GATCAGTGGAAGGAGCTCTCTCATGAGGACCTGGAGCCCCCACCCGAGCATGTCCCCCCACCTCCCCGGCCACCCAAACGTATCCTGGAGCCTCACAATGGGAAATGCAAGGAACTCTTCTCCAACCACCAGTGGATGAGCGAGGACACCTGTGAGAACGAAGACAGCCTGGCCAGAGAGGAATGCAGAGACCCCTTAAGTGCTGTGCATAGCATGAGCAG cgTGAGTCAAGACACTGAAGTTAGAAAACGAGTGGTGGCTGGAGGTCTTCAGGGCGCCCAGGCATCTGCTCCCACCAAGGAAGAGCTGTCCCCAACGGACGAGGAACAAAAGGCACACTGGCCAACTCACTGGAAGCCCCTCCTGGTCAACGTGTGCATGGCCACGGCCCTGGCGACTGGTGCGTACCTCTGCTACCGGGTGTGCTTTCACTGA